ACCATTAATTCAGGGGATGAATCAAATCTCGGGTTGAGAGTTAATTACAAGGATGTATCCTTACTTTTCCCAGGAGATGTAAAAGAGGGAGAGTACCAAAAATCAACTATACTTATGATCCCAAAACATGGAAATAAGAGATATTCCTCTTCCAAATGGATATCAAGTATAGCACCTGAGATTGCAGTAATATCGTGTGGCAGAAATCCATGGGCAGAACCCGATTATGCAGTTATTCTAAGGTATAAAAATTTAGGTGCAAAGGTATTACGTACTGATGAAGAAGGAGCTATCATAATAAGAACAGATGGAAGGACAATTGAAACTGAGACAATGAAAAGCCTATCAGAAAAGGAAGGTTTGAAACATAGAGTTTTGAGATATACTGGGCTACTTTAAGAGGATTAACTTCTTAGTTAATCTGTAGTCACCTACTTCAAGCCTATAAAAGTAAACACCACTTGACACCTTTTTATTTTGATTATCACGACCATCCCAGACAACAGAGTTAATTAGTTGATTAGTTGATTGGTTAATTGAAAATGTGCGAACTAATCTACCAGATAAGTCGTAAATCGTTAATCGTAAATCGCTAATCGTATAATCGTTTCGGTTTTCGTTTAACACCGTACCTGATGGCAGGCAGGAATAACGAATAACAGTTTTCTGTCTGAATGGATTTGGTGAATTCTGGAATAGCTTAAAAGAATGGGGAACACAAACAAGCTCAGTTTCTATTCCATACACTGTATCAGGCGGAATAAATCCATATAGCCCAGTATGCCAACGGTCGTGTTCAGTACATTCCCACTCCAATCTGCTACCTAAGACTGACCAGACATGCATCTCTCCTATAGAATTACCAGTTATTAGCTCGTTTAAACCGTCAAGGTCTATATCTGCTATTGTAGGAACTGGGTATATCGTGCCCCCACAGGAAAGAGGGAAGCCAAGTGTATAAGAGCCATCAGATTCAATCGCATAAAGGTGACCTGTGAAGCCGCCAGCTATTAGTTCAACTTCATTATCGCCATCAATATCTCCAATAGTGAGTGAAGGCCCCTCCGGAGTTGTCTCATCAAGTTGTGGCTGTATAATAGGAAAGCCGGGGCAAAGTGTACCATCATGATTCCACATATAATATCTATTATTCTCTTTTATTGCTATTTCAAGTTCTATATCAGAGTCAAGATTACCTAAAGAGGGTGATGCCCTTGTGAATCCTGTAATTGGTTGAGGCCATCCTGTACCTCTACTCCCATCAGAATGAAACACATATACAGAATCATCTGATGCAGCAATTACAACCTCAAGCCCTGGATAGTTTATGTCTACATCTCCAATTGCAGGTGAAGTTGAAAATTCTGTACTCACAGATGCAGAATAAACAGGCCAGCCAGGTAATGGGTCGCCAATAGTATTCCAAGCGTAAACCTTGCCCCTGCCTCCCACTAATATCTCAAGCTCGCCATCTACGTTTATATCAGCAACTGAAGGAGATGAGAAAATATAGGGGTCAGCTTGTGCAAAGAAGCCATCAGAATTTAAAAAGCCGCCGCCATTTGAATTAAATATATAAACTTTTCCATTAAGGTCAAGGAATATAATTTCAAGCCTGTCATCTTTATCAAGGTCTTGTAAAGTTATGCTCATAATAGTTCCACTACCACCATCAATCATCACAGGAAAGCCAGTAAGAGAAGTCCCATCTGCACCAAATACATATAGACTTTCATTATCACACCAGGGAACACAAGCTATATCAAGCATACCATCCCCATCTATATCTCCCATAGCAGGAGTTGACCAGATTCCTCCAGGTAGTTCTGCAAATAGACCTGTCCCGTTCGGTAATACTGAAGTGCCATCAGCATGCCAAGCGTAAATCTTTCCATCATCAGTGGCAGCCACAATCTCTAGCCCAGGATAATCTGGAACAAAGTCACCTACCACAGGTGAAGCATAAAAGAAAGTGCTTGGTACAGTTTTTGGCCACCCAGCTTTTAACATTGGATTTGATTTGCCAAGTACAAAAGGTGAAAAGTTGCTCTCATTACAATCACTATCCACTGTAGTAACCCAATAGGAACGAAGTTCATAAGCGCCAAGCGCTTTATCTTCATATACAGGGTTATCTGTTATTAGGTAAGAATTCAAAAGTAGAGAATCTGGTGCCCGATACACATTATAGCCTCGGACATTGGAGAGAGCACGCCACCCTACGGTTATTCCATGCGGATGAGGAAATGTAAAAAGGCTATCAGGGGGAGGTGGAAATCTTAGTGAGAATGTATCTACCCATTCCCTTCGTAGTGTATCATTGAGTTCCAGCACAAATTGTGGGTTTTCTATAGGATTATTTACAAGGACTTTAAAACAATTAGGACAAAATACACTCGCAGCCGCTTCTATGACATTTATTCGTTCTATGCTATCAATTACAGTAAGCTCCGTATTTAGTGACCGCAGTTTAGCGTATACACATTTAGCAGCTCCATTACCAAAATTATTTAGCCTGAAACTTAAATTCAATGAGTCGCCGGGATATAGTCCATCCTTGTCCGTAGAATGACTATAATGAAGTAATTTTGGACTCCGAATCTCTAAGTTAAAAGTATCTATGGAAGAATCTGAAGAATAATATGAAAATATAGAAAAATCAACCGCATTTGATAGAAACATTGTATCTATCTGAATCCTATAGTCTTTTGTCTTACTCTCACCAGAAGGTATATTCCCATACCACACTAAAGTATCAAGTAATGAGAGCCCTAATGATGAAGGGACAAGATTAGCACAAACAGATTTGGCTTCACCAGACCCGGTGTTCTCAAGAGTGAGTGAGAGGGTGATTAGCTCACCGGCATCAGCTACACCATCACCAGCAATTGACTTAGACTTGTACCTTACGAATGGTTTACTCGGATTCACAACTATATATCCCTTATAGGGTAGAAAATTGGACTTAGTTACCACTACACTTAATGAGCCTGCAGACTCAGGTATCAAGCCAAATACTATTTCACCAGCTGCATTGGAAAAACCTCTCGCATAGACTTCACTTTTCTTTGAGACACATACCAATGCTCTATCAACAGGATTATTAAATGAATCTTTAATATTTATCTCAATCTCTCCTTCTCCCACATTCACAACTGGTGGAAAACTTACAATTAAAGAGGCAGGATTATTGGTACAAAATTTAAGTTCAGGGTCACCAAAAAGGAGATAATCAAAAAGGATGTCGCGATAATTATTATCACTATTATTCACCCCCTGATAATGAGCCTCATAGAACTTAGATTTTGCATCCGCTAACAACTCACCAAATGAAAAAATGCTATCAGTAAAAAGTGACTGATAGAAATATCTATTAAATTCTAATTCTTGATAGTCCCAACCTACTCTTGTAGCTCCAAGGTAGCCAATAGCACCACCACAAGGATTTAACATAAAATGACGAGATAAACAATTCCAGTCAATCCAATGAACATAACAGCTGACAACTGTTATAAAGAAAAATGGACTGCTTAAATTATCTATATCAGACATTGTCAGCTTGGTACCGGCTAACTGTATCGATTGCCATACAATACCATGCGCCGCAATATACACAAAGCCATAGCCTTTTTCTAATGAGTCTAACAGTGCTTTGCTAGATAGAGTGCCATAAAGTTGGTATAACGAATCTTTCTTAAAATAATCCGGAAAACTACTTGCAATTTCACGACAGTGCTGAGCACCATCATCACCAGGAGGCTGAGAGTTATGTAAATCAGCACCCGCTAAAAGAAGCTTATTAAGATAGCCAGTATCAGGCTCTATCTCATACTTGAGTGTCTTGTTTACTACTATCTCTATATCTAAAGGAGTGTACCCAGGAAACCTGCCAATACATAAATTACTTGTTAAATCTACACCGTCACTAACCTCACCCCAAACTCCATCCATATCAGCATTCCAATTCCCATTTAAACAGGAATAATACATATCAGTTGGAATATCATACCAACCCTCATAATAATTTCTACTACGTACATACCTTATTGGGACTTCAGTTACATCGCCACCAAGTAACACCCATTTAGTACCCCATTCAGAGTATGCATCTTTTAGAAAGTTACGAATCTTATCAGGGATATCACAACCAGAATAATTTGCGGATATCCATTCAACAGTACGGATAACACAGTTTACACCTTTTTCTGTCTTCCAAGCACAAAGAGGCTCAAATGATTCTATTAGGCCATCAGTTGTTATAATAATATAATCTACTCTCTCACCATACTTAGATGGAAACTCAGTCACAAAATAAGGATGTATTTTAACAATGGATTTCTGGAGGGGCAACCATTGTGGTTGCCCAATGGCATTCTGAACCATTTCGGAGTGATACTTTAAACTATCATGATGAACAGAGTAAAGCAGTTCAGTGGGTTTCTGAGGGATATAGCTCAGGAAGATAAGAAAAAATGAAAGCATTTTAAGATTTTATTATATTGTAATTTAACAAATTGTCCAACATTATTTAGGAGAAAAATACTCTAAGCCATATTTCTAAGCTTAGCACTCGCCAAAAGAAATCGGGTTGCATTCTTTTACCTTTACAAAACCTTTTGAAATTTAGTAATACTCTTTCTGCATCCCAATACGGACGAGACTTGAATTTAGTGGAACTAAAAAGTGACTCTATTTCATTACTCAATTCTCTTGTCCACCGTGCTTCAGGAGTACCAAAACCTACTTTACGACGCCTATTTAGCACAGATTCTGGAAGAATATCACGCATAGATTTGCGAAGGAGCCACTTTGACCAGCCATCTCTCATCTTGTAACTTATGGGGAGCGAGAAAACATATTCTACTAACCTGTGGTCTAAAAAGGGGAGTCTCGCTTCTATACCAAATGCAGATGAGTTCCTGCCAGTCTCTTTAAGGAGAAATACTAAACTGTACTTTGTAACTGCATAATAGGATTTAGCCTGTAAACTTGCAGGGAAAAGGTCAAGTAAAATTTGACCCTCTCTACCATCAAATTTGGAGATGAAATCTTTTGATAGAAATTCTTTTGGATTTTGTTTTCCAAAGAGTCTTTCTTTTATAGCTAAACTTACAAGGTCAAAGCCAAAAATAAACTCTTTAATAAATTTGACCATATTAAATCCCTTAATAAGCTCAAACAAGAATTGTGGAAAATACGACGTGTAGCCACATAGAAGCTCGTCACCACCAGTGCCGTCAAAAAGTACGTTTATACCGTTCTTATGTGCTAACTTCATTACTGAAAAATGGTCCCAAGTACTCGCCCCTCTTATAGGCTCATCTTGGTGCCAGATGAGAGACTCAAGCTCACCCCATAATTCGCTACTTTTAGGGAAGACATAATTGCTTTTAAGACATAATTTCTTGGTCACCGCCTCAATATATTTACGCTCATCAAGATACGGGTCAGAACGACAAGAAGAAAATGTTATAGGAGACATAAATTTATTAAGCATACCTACTACAGAAGAGGAATCTAAACCACCACTTAATAAAGCACCCGGTTTTACTTCACCAGTTACTCTTAGACGCACAGAATCTTCAAAAAGATCAAAGAACCTATGAATCGTAGATTTAGCATTTTTAAGCTCACTATCTACTGCCTCTAACTTCCAGTATTTATTCTTTTTTAATTCACCACGCTCAATTACCACATACTCACCAGGCATAAGTTTATTTATGCCAGCAAAGAAAGTCTCATCTGTATGGTCATGTACACCGGTGACTAAAAAATCGTAAATGAGAGCATCATTCGGACTATTTGACAAAGACTCATCCTCAAGTAATGCCTTTATCTCAGATGCAAATAAAAGTTTATCCGGACCAACACAGTAATATAATGGCTTTATACCAAACCTATCTATTGCAAGTAATAGTCTATTGTTATTGCTATCCCACAAAGCAAATGAAAAATTGCCATTGAGCTCTTTTAGCAATGAAGCTCCCCTTTCTTCATAAAGATGCAAAATTACTTCACCATCAGTTGAAGTGTAAAAATTATGACCCAATTTTACAAGACTTTCCTTAAGTTCATTAAAGTTATATATTTCACCATCAAGGATAAGATGAATAGATTTAGTCTCATTATGCAAAGGATACAAATTTTTTCGAAGGTCTATAATAGCAAGCCTGGCAATACCAAGCACTACTCGGTCATCAAAATAAAAGCCGGTATCATCAGGACCCCTATAGCTTATCAATTTAGTCATATCCTTTACAAGACCAGTTTTGGGCTTACCAGTCAACCAATAGCCACCACAAATGCCACTCATTGCTTTAGTTTATTATCAGCATCAGGAAATGTCAAATCAAATCTGTAATCTGTAATTTGTAATCTGTAATCTGTAATTTACAAATGGGGACAACACCAGTCATTCTGTAGGAGCAACCTTTGAGGTTGCCCAATGTCATCATGACTCCACTCCCTGTCATTGTGAGCACGAGCGAAGTGTGGTGGGAAGCAATCTCATAAACAGGCTCAGGGTAAACTATGCGAAGAATCTAATTAATCAAAGATATTCGCATTATTCGCTACTATTTGATACACTCGATTTAATTGTTACTATTGGGTTTTGAACAATGGAAAAAAATTTCATTTTTTGGGATAACGTTAACCCAATAAGGACTTGAAGTAAAAAATTTAGAAAAATTTAGAATGAAAAAGAAAAATGTAGAAAATATATTATAATATGGATTTAACTTTTAGACTTTTAGACTTTTAGACTCTTTATGATTCTTATTAAACCTACGCCTTGGGGTGAGATTACAGGTAAATTATCACTCACACCAGAACAAGCTAAACGAATGTTTAACTTCAATATGAGACCTGATGCAAGAGGAGTAGTATTATTCAAAATGGGAGGAAAACAAATAATTAGAAATCTTGTCAGATGTACAACAAAAACGAATAAAAAAATAAAAAGGATACAAAGAATATTTAGAATATTAGCTAAAATAGCAAATGCACATTTAGACGACCTTATATACCCGGTATGGATGAAAAGTGCAAAGAATAGAAACTGTTTACCAAGTAATATATTTATTGGTATGAACATAAAGAAGATATGTAGAATTAAAAGAAGAGGTAGAAGGAAGTGGAAGCACCTTATTATTACTCAAGGAGAAATACCAGCACCTAAAATATATACGAGATTCTATCACAGAAATAAAAAATTGAGTGTATACTTACAAAAAGTAGAACAATGCAAAATTGGAATAGCAGTGCTCGATACTTACAACTTCAAACTATACCATTTTAAAGATTGTGACAACCAAACAAATGAAGACAAAAATTGGGTAAGAATACAGATTGAGGTGCCAGAAATAGTGTCGCCAATCGTGTTTGCATATTTTAGGAAAGAAGACAGGTTCTCTAATTCAACCTCAATAATACCACCATACGCAGAAAAAGCAGAAGAAGAGATAGCACAATTTACACCTTATAAGAAAGGGAAAAAGTGGTTGCCAGAAGCTAAATATCATGGCTAAATATATAGGCTCAGTTGTTATGAATAGAATCAAAATCATCAAAGCATATACTAAACCTAAGTCAAGGGGAACAAACGAAGCTGTATTAAAAGTTATCAATGGAGAAATGGAAAAAGAAGAAATATTTGTGCCTCAATTTAATTTGACACACGCTGTATTCAGTACACTCGTATACATCACTAAAATAGCAAAAGAGCTACTTATCATCCCGGTATGGAACCCATTAGCTAATAAATTAAGATACTACTCAGGATACCACTTATTTATGAAGACTAATGCAGCACGACTGTATCACTCTATACCAGAACCAACCAAACTTTACAGCCACACAAATATGCCTAAACTTGAGTCCATATATGTTTCAGACGGAGTACTTGAACCTGCACAAATTATAGAAGCCAGTTATTCACAGAAGATGAAACAAATAAATGTTAAATGGAATCCAACAACCTACAGAAATGGAACACCGGAAGACAATACATTCATTATAGTAATACACTGGAAAATACCAGAATCAAATGAATGGTATCCAGACCTTAAACCATACCTAACAATTAAATTTTGGGGTGATGCAATTACACCAGTTGCTAAAAGGGAAGACAGCCAAGCTACAGTTTACATCAATGACCCACCACCATCAGTTTACATCAATGATTCAACAAACTTTACTATATATTTATTCTTCCATAACAAAAAATACAGCTTCTCAAAATCTTCTGCAACCAAACCGCACAATGTAATTTGCAATCTGGAATCTAAAGTTTTGATGTTTAATTTTTGATTTCTCTACTTTGGACAAGCTACTATCAAACTTAATAACTCAATAAACTCTATGAACTCAATAAATCTAACGAACTCAACGAAATTAACGAACCCAACAATATTTAACGAACCTTTAATCTGAAATCTGTAATTTGAAATTTGATTTTTGATGGTGGTTACTATGTGGGGTCATTAGACGAAATATTTTGTTTTGCTTGACACAAGTTTTAGAATAGTTTATATTTAATTAATGTCAAAAATAGAAGAAGTCCATGTAAAGGAACGAGCATTTTTGGCTATGCTTCTATCCTGCATTGAAGTCTATAGACACGAGACCATCGGTCTTTTACTTGGCTATGAAGGTAAAAATGCATTTATAGT
This window of the bacterium genome carries:
- the asnB gene encoding asparagine synthase (glutamine-hydrolyzing) yields the protein MSGICGGYWLTGKPKTGLVKDMTKLISYRGPDDTGFYFDDRVVLGIARLAIIDLRKNLYPLHNETKSIHLILDGEIYNFNELKESLVKLGHNFYTSTDGEVILHLYEERGASLLKELNGNFSFALWDSNNNRLLLAIDRFGIKPLYYCVGPDKLLFASEIKALLEDESLSNSPNDALIYDFLVTGVHDHTDETFFAGINKLMPGEYVVIERGELKKNKYWKLEAVDSELKNAKSTIHRFFDLFEDSVRLRVTGEVKPGALLSGGLDSSSVVGMLNKFMSPITFSSCRSDPYLDERKYIEAVTKKLCLKSNYVFPKSSELWGELESLIWHQDEPIRGASTWDHFSVMKLAHKNGINVLFDGTGGDELLCGYTSYFPQFLFELIKGFNMVKFIKEFIFGFDLVSLAIKERLFGKQNPKEFLSKDFISKFDGREGQILLDLFPASLQAKSYYAVTKYSLVFLLKETGRNSSAFGIEARLPFLDHRLVEYVFSLPISYKMRDGWSKWLLRKSMRDILPESVLNRRRKVGFGTPEARWTRELSNEIESLFSSTKFKSRPYWDAERVLLNFKRFCKGKRMQPDFFWRVLSLEIWLRVFFS
- a CDS encoding C25 family cysteine peptidase is translated as MLSFFLIFLSYIPQKPTELLYSVHHDSLKYHSEMVQNAIGQPQWLPLQKSIVKIHPYFVTEFPSKYGERVDYIIITTDGLIESFEPLCAWKTEKGVNCVIRTVEWISANYSGCDIPDKIRNFLKDAYSEWGTKWVLLGGDVTEVPIRYVRSRNYYEGWYDIPTDMYYSCLNGNWNADMDGVWGEVSDGVDLTSNLCIGRFPGYTPLDIEIVVNKTLKYEIEPDTGYLNKLLLAGADLHNSQPPGDDGAQHCREIASSFPDYFKKDSLYQLYGTLSSKALLDSLEKGYGFVYIAAHGIVWQSIQLAGTKLTMSDIDNLSSPFFFITVVSCYVHWIDWNCLSRHFMLNPCGGAIGYLGATRVGWDYQELEFNRYFYQSLFTDSIFSFGELLADAKSKFYEAHYQGVNNSDNNYRDILFDYLLFGDPELKFCTNNPASLIVSFPPVVNVGEGEIEINIKDSFNNPVDRALVCVSKKSEVYARGFSNAAGEIVFGLIPESAGSLSVVVTKSNFLPYKGYIVVNPSKPFVRYKSKSIAGDGVADAGELITLSLTLENTGSGEAKSVCANLVPSSLGLSLLDTLVWYGNIPSGESKTKDYRIQIDTMFLSNAVDFSIFSYYSSDSSIDTFNLEIRSPKLLHYSHSTDKDGLYPGDSLNLSFRLNNFGNGAAKCVYAKLRSLNTELTVIDSIERINVIEAAASVFCPNCFKVLVNNPIENPQFVLELNDTLRREWVDTFSLRFPPPPDSLFTFPHPHGITVGWRALSNVRGYNVYRAPDSLLLNSYLITDNPVYEDKALGAYELRSYWVTTVDSDCNESNFSPFVLGKSNPMLKAGWPKTVPSTFFYASPVVGDFVPDYPGLEIVAATDDGKIYAWHADGTSVLPNGTGLFAELPGGIWSTPAMGDIDGDGMLDIACVPWCDNESLYVFGADGTSLTGFPVMIDGGSGTIMSITLQDLDKDDRLEIIFLDLNGKVYIFNSNGGGFLNSDGFFAQADPYIFSSPSVADINVDGELEILVGGRGKVYAWNTIGDPLPGWPVYSASVSTEFSTSPAIGDVDINYPGLEVVIAASDDSVYVFHSDGSRGTGWPQPITGFTRASPSLGNLDSDIELEIAIKENNRYYMWNHDGTLCPGFPIIQPQLDETTPEGPSLTIGDIDGDNEVELIAGGFTGHLYAIESDGSYTLGFPLSCGGTIYPVPTIADIDLDGLNELITGNSIGEMHVWSVLGSRLEWECTEHDRWHTGLYGFIPPDTVYGIETELVCVPHSFKLFQNSPNPFRQKTVIRYSCLPSGTVLNENRNDYTISDLRLTIYDLSGRLVRTFSINQSTNQLINSVVWDGRDNQNKKVSSGVYFYRLEVGDYRLTKKLILLK